The following are encoded together in the Juglans microcarpa x Juglans regia isolate MS1-56 chromosome 2D, Jm3101_v1.0, whole genome shotgun sequence genome:
- the LOC121250794 gene encoding 15.7 kDa heat shock protein, peroxisomal, protein MADSVLGHPFRRFFWSPPIFREWSVPTALVDWLESPTAHIFKINVPGFSKDDIKVQVEEGNILRIKGESGKMEDPHEKDAIWLVAERGTGKGGFSRDIELPENVKVDQIKAQVENGILTIVVPKDTTQKSSGVRNINITSKL, encoded by the exons ATGGCTGATAGTGTACTTGGGCACCCTTTTAGGCGCTTCTTCTGGAGCCCTCCGATCTTCCGAGAATGGTCTGTACCGACGGCCTTAGTTGACTGGCTCGAATCCCCCACTGCTCACATCTTCAAGATCAACGTCCCAG GTTTCAGCAAAGATGACATAAAGGTGCAGGTAGAGGAGGGGAACATCTTGCGCATAAAAGGAGAAAGCGGGAAAATGgaggatccacatgaaaaagaCGCAATTTGGCTTGTAGCCGAGAGAGGCACCGGCAAAGGGGGCTTCTCCCGGGACATTGAATTACCGGAAAATGTGAAGGTGGATCAGATTAAGGCTCAGGTGGAGAATGGCATTCTCACTATTGTTGTCCCGAAGGATACAACCCAAAAGTCATCCGGAGTTAGAAACATCAATATCACTAGCAAACTCTGA
- the LOC121250791 gene encoding LOW QUALITY PROTEIN: plasmodesmata-located protein 7 (The sequence of the model RefSeq protein was modified relative to this genomic sequence to represent the inferred CDS: inserted 1 base in 1 codon), with the protein MERSSPFLMSLFAFLVSFSSLPIQSLSSTDSFVFVGCTQQKYAPNSPYESNINSLLTSLVNSATYSSYNNYTIMGSSXQDVVYGLYQCRGDLSMPDCATCVTRSVSQLGILCSQACGGALQLQGCYVKYDNATFLGVEDKTVVLKKCGPSIGYDTDAMSRRDAVLAALVTTGGPYRVGGSGDVQGVAQCVGDLSLGECQDCVSEAIGRLKSDCGGAVEGDMFLAKCYARYQTGASHMYSNSKNHPAGKSSNDGEKTFAIIVGLLAGVALLIIFLTFVRKVIEGPGGK; encoded by the exons ATGGAAAGAAGCAGTCCATTCCTCATGTCACTCTTCGCCTTCCttgtctctttctcttctcttcccaTTCAATCACTCTCTTCCACAGACTCCTTTGTCTTCGTCGGCTGCACTCAGCAAAAATATGCTCCAAACTCACCCTACGAGTCCAACATCAACTCGCTTCTCACCTCCCTGGTTAACTCAGCCACCTACTCATCCTACAACAACTACACCATCATGGGCTCCA CCCAAGACGTGGTTTACGGACTCTACCAATGCCGGGGGGACCTCTCCATGCCAGACTGCGCCACCTGCGTCACTCGCTCGGTGAGCCAACTCGGCATATTGTGCTCCCAAGCATGTGGTGGAGCGCTGCAACTTCAGGGGTGCTACGTCAAGTACGATAACGCCACCTTTCTCGGGGTTGAGGACAAGACCGTGGTCCTGAAGAAATGTGGACCGTCGATCGGGTATGATACGGACGCCATGAGCCGTAGAGATGCCGTGTTGGCGGCGTTGGTGACCACCGGTGGGCCATATAGGGTGGGTGGCTCCGGTGATGTACAGGGTGTGGCGCAGTGCGTCGGGGATTTAAGTTTGGGAGAGTGTCAGGATTGTGTATCGGAGGCGATCGGGCGGTTGAAAAGCGATTGCGGCGGGGCAGTCGAGGGTGATATGTTCTTGGCCAAGTGTTATGCAAGATACCAAACCGGCGCTTCTCACATGTACTCCAACTCCAAGAATCACCCTGCAG GCAAATCTAGCAATGATGGTGAGAAGACATTCGCAATAATCGTTGGATTATTAGCCGGAGTGGCTCtacttattattttcttaacgtTCGTAAGAAAGGTGATCGAGGGACCTGGAG gtaaataa
- the LOC121250793 gene encoding nudix hydrolase 17, mitochondrial-like — protein MVTVSQENMVALVSRTGRHLQRYNKLGRRQVVGCIPYRYKIPKQTSLDAAGELEVLVISSQKGKGMLFPKGGWEKDESKKEAALRETLEEAGVRGILERELGKWSFKSKSHDAHYEGYMFPLLVEEQLDFWPEKDVRQRKWMSVQEAKEVCQYIWMKEALEKFVSRLASQQHAAEKTLNKL, from the exons atggTTACTGTGTCTCAAGAAAATATGGTTGCTTTGGTTTCTCGCACCGGAAGGCATTTGCAACGCTACAACAAGCTGGGCCGTCGCCAAGTTGTAGG ATGTATTCCATACAGATACAAGATTCCAAAGCAAACATCTTTGGATGCTGCAGGAGAATTAGAAGTTCTTGTCATCAGTTCACAGAAAGGGAAAGGGATGTTGTTTCCAAAG GGAGGTTGGGAAAAAGATGAATCCAAAAAAGAGGCGGCTTTACGAGAGACCTTAGAGGAAGCAGGGGTACGAGGCATTCTCGAG CGTGAATTGGGTAAGTGGAGTTTCAAGAGCAAATCCCATGATGCTCACTATGAAGGATACATGTTCCCTTTGCTTGTTGAAGAGCAGTTAGATTTTTGGCCAGAGAAAGACGTCCGCCAAAGAAAATGG ATGAGTGTGCAAGAAGCGAAAGAAGTTTGTCAATATATATGGATGAAGGAAGCCCTAGAGAAATTTGTTAGTCGCCTCGCATCTCAACAACATGCTGCCGAGAAAACATTGAACAAGCTGTAG
- the LOC121250712 gene encoding condensin complex subunit 3 isoform X1, with product MAGETEEENQLKHKIAKILDEARTSFATHNRKLKELSAVRSKASSSLHFFSAFLKILIPLFTFQRRIASTERIVRFVSVFAGTRDPNNASDCDAFLAEFLRFLLNAAAAANRTARFRACQIVSEIIMRLPDDAEVSDELWDEVIECMMLRVRDKVPVIRTFAVRALSRFANDGENSDILDLFLEVLPLEQNAEVRKTIVLSLPPSNATSQVIVDCTVDVSESVRKAAYCVLANKFPLQSLSIKLRTIILQRGLGDRSLAVSNECLKLMKDEWLIKCCNGDPAELLKYLDVETYELIGDAVMGALLRAGLVNLRDGGSIQQYISTVDGMEGDSVRRIPSVQLMEAEVSLYWRTVCRHLQTEAHAKGSDAAATMGTEAAVYAAEASDNNDLLERILPATVSDFIDLVKAHIDAGPNYRFASRQLLLLGAMLDFSDSTNRKVAGTFVQELLHKPLEHEVDDDGNVVVIGDGINLGGDREWADSVSGLAKKVHAADGEFEAVVLGVVEELARPCRERTADVMQWIHSLAVTGLLLENAKSFRWLQGQAIEPAELLRSLLLPGAKHVHFDVQRIAVRCLGLFGLLEKKLSEELVKQLTLSFVNGPASVSVAASKALIDLGLWHEPREVDRALGKDFSYPDDKKTFVPVNLSDIDDVLNVQMLDLLYAGIEKDDWDNSLSSDEYESVQAIIGEGFAKILLLSENYPSIPASLHPFLLAKLINLYFSNERKDLQRLKQCLSVFFEHYPSLSAAHKKCLSKAFIPVMRSMWPGINGNAGLPTLMVSNMRKRAVQASRFMLQMMQAALYERETANEDDNGNRELPEVLNGSLEPPLECGEEGLAIRIAVEATGFQMKKTAAEKTYVSALCRILVLLRFRSSEQGAIKLMRRLLSHVAGSVSAEKDLVKELKRIAEHLKSVDTDPDQELLQDEANLILGRLDLDLNLDIAVSMPQTPAPRSTRPPPRSRRRVRLEEASSDEEVPSNSVPTVAATISTRSQRASKTAALTKMTASRSIRMDADDEEGSEVTSEEDSDESGDIANV from the exons atggCTGGGGAGACAGAGGAAGAGAATCAACTGAAACATAAAATTGCGAAAATCTTGGACGAGGCCCGGACATCCTTCGCCACCCACAACCGAAAGCTCAAGGAGCTCTCAGCCGTCCGATCAAAAGCTTCGTCATCACTCCACTTCTTTTCTGCCTTCTTGAAAATCCTGATCCCCCTATTCACGTTCCAGCGACGCATCGCCTCCACGGAGCGTATCGTACGCTTCGTTTCTGTCTTTGCCGGCACCCGTGACCCCAACAATGCCTCCGATTGCGACGCGTTTCTGGCGGAGTTTCTCAGGTTCCTTCTAAATGCTGCCGCAGCGGCCAACAGGACCGCGAGGTTTCGTGCCTGCCAAATTGTTTCCGAG ATTATCATGCGGTTGCCAGATGATGCTGAAGTGAGTGATGAACTATGGGACGAGGTGATAGAATGCATGATGCTGCGCGTGAGGGACAAGGTCCCCGTTATCCGTACATTTGCAGTCAGGGCTCTTTCCCGCTTTGCAAATGATGGTGAGAACAGCGATATTCTAGATTTATTTCTTGAGGTGCTTCCCCTAGAACAGAATGCG GAAGTTCGTAAGACAATAGTACTATCATTGCCTCCTTCAAATGCGACATCACAAGTAATAGTTGATTGCACTGTGGATGTGAGTGAGTCAGTTCGCAAGGCAGCATACTGTGTTCTCGCTAATAAATTTCCTCTTCAAAGCCTAAG TATAAAGCTCCGAACGATAATTCTTCAGAGGGGACTTGGTGATCGTTCTCTAGCCGTCTCAAATGAGTGTTTAAAGTTAATGAAAGATGAATGGCTTATTAAATGCTGCAATGGAGACCCTGCAGAACTTCTCAAGTATCTCGATGTTGAAACCTATGAATTGATTGGGGATGCTGTGATGGGGGCTTTGTTAAGAGCTGGTTTAGTTAATCTACGTGATGGTGGAAGTATTCAGCAATACATATCAACAGTTGATGGAATGGAAG GGGACTCGGTGCGTCGCATCCCAAGCGTCCAGCTAATGGAAGCAGAGGTTTCACTTTATTGGAGGACTGTATGCAGGCACTTGCAAACTGAAGCACAC GCAAAAGGCTCTGATGCTGCTGCCACAATGGGCACTGAAGCAGCAGTATATGCAGCAGAAGCTTCAGACAATAATGACCTTCTCGAGAGAATTCTTCCCGCAACAGTTTCTGATTTTATAGATTTGGTGAAAGCTCATATTGATGCTG GACCGAATTATCGCTTTGCATCTCGGCAGCTGCTATTGCTTGGTGCAATGCTTGATTTTTCTGATTCCACAAACAGGAAGGTTGCTGGTACTTTTGTGCAGGAACTGCTGCACAAACCTCTTGAGCATGAAGTAGATGATGATGGGAACGTTGTTGTCATCGGAGATGGAATAAATCTTGGTGGAGACAGAGAATGGGCTGATTCAGTGTCTGGGCTGGCAAAGAAAGTCCATGCTGCCGATGGTGAATTTGAAGCTGTTGTTCTTGGGGTTGTGGAAGAACTTGCTCGGCCTTGCAGGGAGCGAACAGCAGATGTTATGCAGTGGATACACAGCCTTGCTGTGACTGGCCTTCTCTTGGAAAATGCAAAATCTTTCCGCTGGCTTCAAGGACAGGCTATTGAACCTGCTGAACTACTGCGATCTTTACTGCTTCCTGGG GCAAAGCATGTTCACTTCGATGTGCAGAGGATTGCTGTCAGGTGTCTTGGGCTTTTTGGTTTGTTAGAAAAGAAGCTAAGTGAGGAACTAGTAAAGCAGTTGACACTTTCTTTTGTTAATGGTCCAGCTTCAGTTAGTGTTGCAGCTAGTAAGGCGTTAATAGATCTTGGGTTGTGGCATGAACCACGTGAAGTTGATAGGGCCTTGGGGAAGGATTTTTCATACCCAGATGATAAGAAGACTTTTGTTCCTGTGAATTTATCTGATATCGATGATGTTTTAAACGTTCAAATGCTTGATCTTTTATATGCTGGAATTGAAAAAGATGACTGGGACAACTCGTTATCAAGTGATGAATATGAGTCTGTTCAAGCTATTATTGGGGAGGGATTTGCGAAGATTCTTCTGCTAAGTGAGAACTATCCGAGCATACCAGCTTCCTTACATCCCTTTCTCTTGGCCAAGCtcattaatttgtattttagcAATGAAAGAAAAGACCTGCAGAG GTTGAAGCAATGTTTATCTGTTTTCTTTGAGCATTATCCTTCTCTTTCTGCTGCTCACAAG AAATGTTTATCCAAGGCTTTCATTCCTGTCATGCGTTCAATGTGGCCGGGCATCAATGGAAATGCTGGGTTGCCTACATTGATGGTGTCTAATATGCGTAAGCGTGCAGTACAAGCATCACGTTTCATGCTGCAGATGATGCAGGCTGCATTATATGAACGGGAAACTGCAAATGAGGATGACAATGGGAATAGGGAACTACCAGAAGTACTAAATGGTTCTCTAGAACCTCCACTTGAGTGTGGTGAAGAGGGGCTTGCAATACGCATTGCTGTTGAG gcGACAGGCTTCCAAATGAAGAAGACAGCTGCTGAGAAAACATATGTTTCAGCTCTATGTAGAATACTGGTCTTGCTCCGTTTTCGGTCATCAGAACAGGGGGCAATAAAGTTAATGAGGAGGCTTCTAAGTCATGTGGCTGGATCTGTCTCAGCAGAGAAGGATCTTGTGAAGGAACTGAAGCGAATAGCTGAACACCTAAAGTCAGTAGATACAGACCCAGATCAGGAATTGTTGCAAGATGAAGCTAATCTTATCTTGG GGAGGTTAGATCTAGACTTAAACCTGGACATTGCTGTTTCAATGCCACAAACTCCAGCCCCACGCTCAACGAGACCACCACCCCGTTCCAGGAGACGGGTACGGCTTGAAGAGGCCTCTTCTGATGAAGAAGTTCCATCCAATTCTGTTCCTACTGTTGCTGCCACAATAAGCACGCGCTCACAGAGGGCAAGTAAAACTGCAGCTTTGACCAAGATGACTGCCAGCAGATCCATCAGGATGGATGCTGATGACGAAGAAGGCTCTGAAGTGACATCTGAAGAAGATTCTGACGAGTCTGGTGATATCGCGAATGTGTAG
- the LOC121250712 gene encoding condensin complex subunit 3 isoform X2 has translation MMEVRKTIVLSLPPSNATSQVIVDCTVDVSESVRKAAYCVLANKFPLQSLSIKLRTIILQRGLGDRSLAVSNECLKLMKDEWLIKCCNGDPAELLKYLDVETYELIGDAVMGALLRAGLVNLRDGGSIQQYISTVDGMEGDSVRRIPSVQLMEAEVSLYWRTVCRHLQTEAHAKGSDAAATMGTEAAVYAAEASDNNDLLERILPATVSDFIDLVKAHIDAGPNYRFASRQLLLLGAMLDFSDSTNRKVAGTFVQELLHKPLEHEVDDDGNVVVIGDGINLGGDREWADSVSGLAKKVHAADGEFEAVVLGVVEELARPCRERTADVMQWIHSLAVTGLLLENAKSFRWLQGQAIEPAELLRSLLLPGAKHVHFDVQRIAVRCLGLFGLLEKKLSEELVKQLTLSFVNGPASVSVAASKALIDLGLWHEPREVDRALGKDFSYPDDKKTFVPVNLSDIDDVLNVQMLDLLYAGIEKDDWDNSLSSDEYESVQAIIGEGFAKILLLSENYPSIPASLHPFLLAKLINLYFSNERKDLQRLKQCLSVFFEHYPSLSAAHKKCLSKAFIPVMRSMWPGINGNAGLPTLMVSNMRKRAVQASRFMLQMMQAALYERETANEDDNGNRELPEVLNGSLEPPLECGEEGLAIRIAVEATGFQMKKTAAEKTYVSALCRILVLLRFRSSEQGAIKLMRRLLSHVAGSVSAEKDLVKELKRIAEHLKSVDTDPDQELLQDEANLILGRLDLDLNLDIAVSMPQTPAPRSTRPPPRSRRRVRLEEASSDEEVPSNSVPTVAATISTRSQRASKTAALTKMTASRSIRMDADDEEGSEVTSEEDSDESGDIANV, from the exons ATGATG GAAGTTCGTAAGACAATAGTACTATCATTGCCTCCTTCAAATGCGACATCACAAGTAATAGTTGATTGCACTGTGGATGTGAGTGAGTCAGTTCGCAAGGCAGCATACTGTGTTCTCGCTAATAAATTTCCTCTTCAAAGCCTAAG TATAAAGCTCCGAACGATAATTCTTCAGAGGGGACTTGGTGATCGTTCTCTAGCCGTCTCAAATGAGTGTTTAAAGTTAATGAAAGATGAATGGCTTATTAAATGCTGCAATGGAGACCCTGCAGAACTTCTCAAGTATCTCGATGTTGAAACCTATGAATTGATTGGGGATGCTGTGATGGGGGCTTTGTTAAGAGCTGGTTTAGTTAATCTACGTGATGGTGGAAGTATTCAGCAATACATATCAACAGTTGATGGAATGGAAG GGGACTCGGTGCGTCGCATCCCAAGCGTCCAGCTAATGGAAGCAGAGGTTTCACTTTATTGGAGGACTGTATGCAGGCACTTGCAAACTGAAGCACAC GCAAAAGGCTCTGATGCTGCTGCCACAATGGGCACTGAAGCAGCAGTATATGCAGCAGAAGCTTCAGACAATAATGACCTTCTCGAGAGAATTCTTCCCGCAACAGTTTCTGATTTTATAGATTTGGTGAAAGCTCATATTGATGCTG GACCGAATTATCGCTTTGCATCTCGGCAGCTGCTATTGCTTGGTGCAATGCTTGATTTTTCTGATTCCACAAACAGGAAGGTTGCTGGTACTTTTGTGCAGGAACTGCTGCACAAACCTCTTGAGCATGAAGTAGATGATGATGGGAACGTTGTTGTCATCGGAGATGGAATAAATCTTGGTGGAGACAGAGAATGGGCTGATTCAGTGTCTGGGCTGGCAAAGAAAGTCCATGCTGCCGATGGTGAATTTGAAGCTGTTGTTCTTGGGGTTGTGGAAGAACTTGCTCGGCCTTGCAGGGAGCGAACAGCAGATGTTATGCAGTGGATACACAGCCTTGCTGTGACTGGCCTTCTCTTGGAAAATGCAAAATCTTTCCGCTGGCTTCAAGGACAGGCTATTGAACCTGCTGAACTACTGCGATCTTTACTGCTTCCTGGG GCAAAGCATGTTCACTTCGATGTGCAGAGGATTGCTGTCAGGTGTCTTGGGCTTTTTGGTTTGTTAGAAAAGAAGCTAAGTGAGGAACTAGTAAAGCAGTTGACACTTTCTTTTGTTAATGGTCCAGCTTCAGTTAGTGTTGCAGCTAGTAAGGCGTTAATAGATCTTGGGTTGTGGCATGAACCACGTGAAGTTGATAGGGCCTTGGGGAAGGATTTTTCATACCCAGATGATAAGAAGACTTTTGTTCCTGTGAATTTATCTGATATCGATGATGTTTTAAACGTTCAAATGCTTGATCTTTTATATGCTGGAATTGAAAAAGATGACTGGGACAACTCGTTATCAAGTGATGAATATGAGTCTGTTCAAGCTATTATTGGGGAGGGATTTGCGAAGATTCTTCTGCTAAGTGAGAACTATCCGAGCATACCAGCTTCCTTACATCCCTTTCTCTTGGCCAAGCtcattaatttgtattttagcAATGAAAGAAAAGACCTGCAGAG GTTGAAGCAATGTTTATCTGTTTTCTTTGAGCATTATCCTTCTCTTTCTGCTGCTCACAAG AAATGTTTATCCAAGGCTTTCATTCCTGTCATGCGTTCAATGTGGCCGGGCATCAATGGAAATGCTGGGTTGCCTACATTGATGGTGTCTAATATGCGTAAGCGTGCAGTACAAGCATCACGTTTCATGCTGCAGATGATGCAGGCTGCATTATATGAACGGGAAACTGCAAATGAGGATGACAATGGGAATAGGGAACTACCAGAAGTACTAAATGGTTCTCTAGAACCTCCACTTGAGTGTGGTGAAGAGGGGCTTGCAATACGCATTGCTGTTGAG gcGACAGGCTTCCAAATGAAGAAGACAGCTGCTGAGAAAACATATGTTTCAGCTCTATGTAGAATACTGGTCTTGCTCCGTTTTCGGTCATCAGAACAGGGGGCAATAAAGTTAATGAGGAGGCTTCTAAGTCATGTGGCTGGATCTGTCTCAGCAGAGAAGGATCTTGTGAAGGAACTGAAGCGAATAGCTGAACACCTAAAGTCAGTAGATACAGACCCAGATCAGGAATTGTTGCAAGATGAAGCTAATCTTATCTTGG GGAGGTTAGATCTAGACTTAAACCTGGACATTGCTGTTTCAATGCCACAAACTCCAGCCCCACGCTCAACGAGACCACCACCCCGTTCCAGGAGACGGGTACGGCTTGAAGAGGCCTCTTCTGATGAAGAAGTTCCATCCAATTCTGTTCCTACTGTTGCTGCCACAATAAGCACGCGCTCACAGAGGGCAAGTAAAACTGCAGCTTTGACCAAGATGACTGCCAGCAGATCCATCAGGATGGATGCTGATGACGAAGAAGGCTCTGAAGTGACATCTGAAGAAGATTCTGACGAGTCTGGTGATATCGCGAATGTGTAG